The following are encoded in a window of Pukyongiella litopenaei genomic DNA:
- a CDS encoding IS5 family transposase: MRGTDEASGSLFSYVDLEERIPARHPLRLIRRIVNDALACLDAEFDALYTDFGRPSIAPERLIRASLLQMLYSIRSERQLMEQMDYNLMFRWFVGLGIDDPVWVPTVFTKNRDRLLTTDMSRKVMAAILAHPEVRPLLSDEHFSVDGTLVKAWASMKSFQQKDSAPPPHDDDPGGPPPPADEPSANTDQPQQTETQSMPDTPREARNAEVNFRGQKRSNATHTSVTDPDARLYKKAPGAAATLCFMGHTLMENRNGLVVQADLTHADGHGERKAALEMINRHSPGSTRRLTLGADKGYDSADFVAALRRMVVTPHVAQRIRYSAIDGRTTQHPGYALSQRRRKKIEEPFGWAKTVGGMAQTVHRGLDRVRAQFTMTMAACNLARLPKLLAA; the protein is encoded by the coding sequence ATGCGCGGGACGGACGAGGCGAGCGGGTCGCTGTTCAGCTATGTTGATCTTGAAGAGCGCATTCCGGCGCGGCATCCGCTGCGTTTGATTCGTCGGATCGTCAACGACGCGCTGGCATGCCTCGATGCCGAGTTCGACGCGCTCTACACCGACTTTGGACGCCCCTCCATCGCGCCGGAGCGGCTGATCCGCGCCAGCCTTCTGCAAATGCTATACTCGATCCGGTCGGAGCGGCAGTTGATGGAGCAGATGGACTACAATCTGATGTTCCGCTGGTTTGTCGGCCTCGGCATCGACGACCCCGTATGGGTGCCGACCGTGTTCACCAAGAACCGCGACCGGCTGCTGACGACCGACATGTCGCGCAAGGTGATGGCCGCGATCCTTGCACACCCGGAGGTCCGACCGCTGCTCTCGGATGAACACTTTTCAGTGGACGGAACTTTGGTCAAGGCATGGGCGTCCATGAAGAGCTTTCAGCAGAAGGACAGCGCGCCGCCGCCGCACGATGATGATCCCGGCGGGCCGCCCCCACCAGCCGACGAGCCTTCCGCCAACACCGACCAGCCCCAGCAGACCGAGACCCAATCGATGCCCGACACGCCCCGCGAGGCGCGCAACGCCGAAGTGAACTTCCGGGGTCAGAAGCGCTCGAATGCGACCCACACCTCTGTGACGGACCCCGATGCCCGCCTTTACAAGAAGGCGCCGGGTGCCGCGGCGACACTGTGCTTCATGGGGCATACGCTGATGGAGAACCGCAACGGGCTGGTCGTGCAGGCCGATCTGACCCATGCTGATGGTCACGGCGAGCGCAAGGCGGCGCTCGAGATGATCAACCGGCACTCCCCTGGCTCGACCCGGCGCCTGACGCTTGGAGCAGACAAGGGATACGACAGCGCCGACTTCGTCGCCGCGCTCAGGCGGATGGTCGTGACACCGCATGTCGCACAAAGGATCCGCTATTCCGCCATCGACGGGCGCACCACGCAGCATCCGGGCTACGCCCTGTCACAGCGGCGCCGGAAGAAGATCGAGGAACCCTTCGGCTGGGCCAAGACCGTGGGTGGCATGGCCCAGACTGTTCATCGCGGCCTCGACAGGGTCCGCGCCCAATTCACAATGACCATGGCGGCCTGCAATCTGGCCAGGCTACCGAAACTTCTTGCGGCCTGA
- a CDS encoding type I restriction-modification system subunit M N-terminal domain-containing protein: protein MSQSELSNLIWSVADLLRGDYRQSEYGRVILAFTVLRRLDCVLAPTKSAVLEVKDKMAAQDLNPDAFMRRASGTSFYNGSTLDLGRIIGDQDNIGSNLLAYIDAFSPEVRDICLRYFSSP from the coding sequence ATGTCCCAGTCGGAGTTGTCCAACCTCATCTGGTCCGTAGCTGACCTCCTGCGAGGCGACTACCGCCAGTCCGAATACGGCCGCGTGATCCTCGCCTTCACCGTACTGCGCCGTCTTGACTGCGTTCTCGCACCCACGAAATCCGCAGTTCTCGAAGTGAAGGACAAGATGGCCGCCCAGGATCTAAACCCGGACGCCTTCATGCGCCGCGCCTCGGGGACCAGTTTCTACAACGGCTCCACGCTCGATCTTGGCAGGATCATTGGCGACCAAGACAACATTGGTTCGAACCTTCTTGCCTATATCGATGCCTTTTCGCCCGAGGTCCGCGACATCTGCTTGCGATACTTCTCCAGTCCTTGA
- a CDS encoding flavin reductase family protein: MEIDPSRNTTAENYKIMTGLVVPRPIAWVTTLNQAGATNLSPFSAFTFCSHKPPMVAISIGRKGGGELKDTGDNILQTGEFVVNIVNRAVLEVMHNSSAPVPPEVSEAEALQLDQLPSGIIAPPRIAEAPASLECKLHMAIPLGEERNMLVIGEVLRFHVRDDLIKDGKIDTVKLDPVARLGGPNYAVLGQVIQTPEAALPVDGG, encoded by the coding sequence ATGGAAATTGACCCGAGCCGGAACACGACGGCGGAGAACTACAAGATCATGACCGGTCTTGTGGTTCCCCGCCCGATTGCCTGGGTCACCACGCTGAACCAGGCGGGGGCAACCAACCTGTCCCCGTTCTCGGCCTTCACTTTCTGCTCGCACAAACCGCCCATGGTGGCGATCTCGATCGGGCGCAAGGGCGGCGGAGAGCTGAAGGATACCGGCGACAACATCCTTCAAACGGGCGAATTCGTCGTGAATATCGTCAACCGGGCGGTGCTGGAAGTGATGCACAACAGCTCGGCTCCCGTCCCGCCCGAAGTGAGCGAGGCCGAGGCGCTACAGCTTGACCAATTGCCCAGCGGCATAATCGCCCCGCCGCGTATCGCCGAAGCGCCTGCCAGCCTGGAATGCAAGCTGCACATGGCGATCCCGCTGGGCGAGGAACGCAACATGCTGGTGATCGGCGAGGTGCTGCGGTTTCATGTGCGCGACGATCTGATCAAGGACGGCAAGATCGATACCGTGAAGCTGGATCCGGTGGCACGTCTGGGCGGACCGAATTATGCGGTGCTCGGGCAGGTGATACAAACGCCCGAGGCCGCGCTTCCCGTTGATGGGGGCTGA
- a CDS encoding indolepyruvate oxidoreductase subunit beta family protein: protein MNALADHLTGAPVLDKPISIAILAMGGQGGGVLSDWIVSIAESQGWAAQSTSVPGVAQRTGATIYYVEMMPLHGGKRPVFSLMPTPGDVDIVLAAEFMEAGRAILRGLVNPEQTVLITSNHRSYAVVEKQVPGNGAGDSMTVVKAAGIAAKKTISFDMQDVAERAGTVVSAALFGALCGAEVLPFGREVFETAVREGGKGVDASLRAFAQAHDMAKGDQPVPALKKDTEKSLPLMPETVGHRRLDALLQRVRAEFPAPLHPMIYAGMKRLVDYQDVPYADEYLDRLAALHTRDVACGGEAQGYAFTEMAAKYLAVGMAYDDVIRVADLKTRASRFRRVQDEVGVSEEQILYTTEYMHPRMEEITGFLPARLGRAIETRPGLYKALDRVLNRGRRVRTGTVFWFGTLYVLGGMRRMRRLGLRHGREMAHIEAWLKTALDQLSDDYALATETLRSRRLVKGYSDTHSRGLSKFDRVLAQVPRLSGLPGAAGWLALMNKAALMDEEGSALDGAIKSLDAELGA, encoded by the coding sequence ATGAATGCGCTTGCCGACCATCTGACCGGCGCTCCGGTTCTGGACAAACCCATTTCCATCGCCATCCTCGCCATGGGGGGGCAGGGCGGTGGCGTCCTGTCCGACTGGATCGTGTCCATCGCGGAATCCCAAGGCTGGGCCGCGCAGTCCACCTCTGTTCCCGGTGTTGCCCAGCGGACCGGTGCGACGATCTACTATGTCGAGATGATGCCGTTGCATGGCGGCAAGCGTCCGGTGTTCTCGCTGATGCCGACCCCGGGCGATGTCGACATCGTCCTCGCCGCCGAGTTCATGGAGGCCGGCCGCGCCATCTTGCGCGGCCTCGTGAATCCCGAGCAGACCGTCCTGATCACCTCCAATCACCGGTCCTACGCTGTGGTGGAGAAACAAGTGCCCGGCAACGGTGCCGGAGATTCCATGACCGTGGTCAAGGCCGCCGGGATCGCAGCCAAAAAAACCATCTCGTTCGACATGCAGGACGTGGCCGAGCGCGCCGGGACTGTGGTCTCGGCTGCACTGTTCGGCGCACTGTGCGGCGCCGAGGTCCTGCCGTTCGGACGTGAGGTCTTTGAAACCGCCGTTCGCGAAGGCGGTAAGGGTGTCGATGCCAGCCTGCGGGCCTTTGCTCAGGCGCATGACATGGCCAAGGGCGATCAGCCGGTTCCGGCCCTCAAGAAGGATACAGAAAAAAGCCTGCCATTGATGCCGGAAACGGTGGGACATCGCCGGCTCGACGCCCTGCTTCAACGTGTTCGGGCAGAATTTCCCGCCCCGCTGCACCCGATGATCTACGCGGGAATGAAGCGGCTGGTAGATTACCAGGATGTGCCCTATGCGGACGAGTATCTTGATCGGCTGGCCGCGCTGCACACCCGCGACGTGGCCTGTGGCGGCGAGGCGCAGGGGTACGCATTCACCGAGATGGCCGCCAAATATCTGGCTGTCGGTATGGCCTATGATGACGTCATTCGCGTCGCGGATCTCAAGACGCGGGCCAGCCGGTTCCGCCGCGTGCAGGACGAGGTCGGCGTATCCGAGGAACAGATCCTTTACACCACCGAGTATATGCACCCCCGGATGGAAGAAATTACCGGATTTCTTCCGGCCCGCCTGGGTCGGGCCATCGAAACCCGGCCGGGTCTGTACAAGGCTCTCGACCGGGTGCTCAACCGCGGTCGCCGGGTGCGCACCGGAACGGTTTTCTGGTTCGGCACGCTCTACGTCCTCGGCGGTATGCGCCGAATGCGGCGGCTGGGCCTTCGGCATGGACGTGAAATGGCGCATATCGAGGCCTGGCTGAAGACCGCTTTGGACCAGTTGTCAGACGACTACGCGCTGGCGACAGAGACCCTGCGCTCGCGCCGCCTGGTCAAAGGCTATTCGGATACGCACAGCCGCGGCCTGTCGAAATTCGACCGGGTCCTGGCCCAGGTGCCCCGCCTGTCGGGGCTGCCAGGTGCCGCAGGCTGGCTTGCGCTGATGAACAAGGCGGCCCTGATGGACGAGGAAGGCAGCGCGCTGGACGGCGCGATCAAGTCGCTCGACGCAGAGCTGGGCGCGTGA
- a CDS encoding indolepyruvate ferredoxin oxidoreductase subunit alpha: MAERSFKKEVQDLRAGEGEIFRGEGILAITKALLQSGVSYVGGYQGSPISHLMDVLADANELLDELDVHFESSASEAAAAAMLSASVMYPLRGAVTWKSTAGTNVASDALTNLASGGVTGGTLIILGEDFGEGSSIPQERSHAFAMKSQMWLLDPRPNLESLVNCVEQGFELSESSNTPVMMQVRIRACHVHGEFVAKDNRAPDFKLRDALQSPRRDINRVVLPPASLAQDVEKLEERYPAAIRHIRENKLNEVFGPDNGDVGIVVQGGLYNSLMRALLYLGLADAYGETSIPIYVMNVTYPMVDDEVVEFCRDKRAVIMVEEGHPNYIEQSLISVLHRHELTTRVHGKDMLSMGGDYTASVVEKGLRNFFEKHASDRLGNRPPAPDPVPILTSEPVKKLADTVPPRPAGFCTGCPERPIFAAMKLTEKDIGQHHVSGDIGCHIFANLPPFNVSGNTMGYGLSGAGASAFNVKSDKRTISVMGDGGFWHNGLTSSIGNAVFNEHDGVIIIVDNHYAAATGGQDILSSRADNPRRSTQHSIATAVKGMGVKWVRQIDRTYDVAKMQATLTEALTTEETGPKVIIASSECMLNKQRRVKPQFRAAVKAGKRMVKERFGVDEDVCTGDHACIRLSGCPSLSVKQTDDPLKDDPVAAIDNTCVGCGNCGEVSEAAVLCPSFYRADVIHNPTRWDRLVARMRSAVIGTLQGLADSRRVAFPD; encoded by the coding sequence ATGGCTGAAAGATCGTTCAAGAAAGAAGTGCAGGATCTGCGTGCGGGCGAAGGGGAAATCTTTCGCGGCGAAGGGATCCTGGCCATCACGAAGGCGCTGCTGCAATCCGGGGTGAGTTATGTCGGCGGCTACCAAGGCTCTCCGATCTCGCATCTCATGGATGTGTTGGCGGACGCCAACGAATTGCTCGACGAACTCGATGTGCATTTCGAATCCTCGGCCTCCGAGGCCGCCGCGGCGGCTATGCTGTCGGCCTCGGTGATGTATCCGTTGCGCGGTGCCGTCACCTGGAAATCGACCGCGGGGACCAACGTGGCGTCGGATGCGCTGACCAACCTGGCTTCGGGCGGGGTGACGGGTGGCACGCTGATCATTCTCGGAGAGGATTTCGGCGAGGGGTCGTCCATCCCGCAAGAGCGCAGCCATGCGTTCGCCATGAAGTCGCAGATGTGGCTTCTGGACCCGCGGCCCAACCTGGAATCGCTCGTCAATTGCGTCGAGCAGGGCTTCGAGCTGTCCGAGTCGTCGAACACGCCGGTCATGATGCAGGTCAGGATTCGTGCCTGTCACGTTCACGGTGAATTCGTCGCCAAGGACAATCGCGCCCCCGATTTCAAGCTGCGCGATGCGCTGCAATCTCCCCGCCGGGACATCAACCGCGTGGTGCTGCCGCCGGCCTCCCTTGCGCAGGATGTCGAAAAACTGGAAGAACGCTATCCGGCGGCCATCCGCCATATCCGCGAGAACAAGCTGAACGAGGTATTCGGCCCCGATAACGGCGATGTGGGCATCGTGGTTCAGGGCGGGCTGTACAACAGCCTGATGCGCGCGCTGCTGTATCTTGGCCTGGCCGATGCCTATGGCGAAACCTCGATTCCGATTTACGTCATGAACGTCACCTATCCGATGGTCGATGACGAGGTGGTCGAGTTCTGCCGCGACAAGCGCGCGGTGATCATGGTCGAGGAAGGTCACCCGAACTACATTGAGCAGTCGCTGATTTCGGTGCTTCACCGCCACGAGCTGACCACCCGGGTACATGGCAAGGACATGCTCTCCATGGGCGGTGACTATACCGCCTCCGTGGTTGAAAAGGGTCTGCGCAACTTCTTCGAGAAACACGCGTCCGACAGGCTGGGTAACCGTCCCCCGGCGCCTGACCCGGTTCCGATCCTGACCTCCGAGCCGGTCAAGAAACTGGCCGACACGGTGCCGCCGCGTCCGGCCGGATTCTGCACGGGCTGTCCCGAACGGCCGATCTTCGCGGCCATGAAGTTGACCGAAAAGGACATTGGTCAGCACCATGTTTCAGGCGATATCGGCTGTCATATCTTTGCGAACCTGCCGCCCTTCAACGTCAGCGGCAACACCATGGGTTACGGGTTGTCCGGGGCCGGGGCGTCAGCCTTCAACGTAAAGTCCGACAAACGCACGATTTCGGTCATGGGGGATGGCGGATTTTGGCACAACGGCCTCACGTCGAGCATCGGCAATGCCGTCTTCAACGAACATGACGGCGTGATCATAATCGTCGACAACCATTACGCAGCCGCGACCGGCGGGCAGGACATCCTGTCTTCACGCGCCGATAATCCCCGGCGCTCGACCCAGCACAGCATCGCCACCGCGGTCAAGGGCATGGGCGTGAAATGGGTCCGACAGATCGACCGCACCTATGACGTGGCAAAGATGCAGGCGACCCTGACCGAGGCGCTGACAACCGAGGAAACCGGCCCCAAGGTGATTATCGCCTCTTCCGAATGCATGCTGAACAAGCAGCGCCGGGTGAAGCCCCAGTTCCGCGCGGCGGTCAAGGCCGGCAAGCGCATGGTCAAGGAACGCTTCGGCGTCGATGAGGACGTCTGCACCGGGGATCACGCCTGTATCCGCTTGTCGGGTTGCCCATCGCTTTCGGTCAAACAAACCGATGACCCACTCAAGGATGATCCGGTTGCCGCCATCGACAACACCTGCGTCGGCTGCGGGAACTGCGGCGAGGTCTCCGAGGCGGCCGTGCTCTGCCCCTCGTTCTACCGCGCCGACGTCATCCACAACCCAACCCGCTGGGATCGACTTGTCGCGCGCATGCGCAGCGCGGTGATCGGAACCCTGCAAGGCCTCGCGGACAGCCGCCGCGTCGCCTTTCCGGACTGA
- a CDS encoding ATP-dependent acyl-CoA ligase encodes MTSEYLKEKFGPEDRTFPNMLQRQSQKYGKQDLFACGDARLTFDGVQDVAEGYAGKLAETGIEKGDRVAIMASNRPEFMKAFVACGWRGAISVPINVASRGFQLQHILSNSGAKLLIIESDILGALYDLDFQALQVETIWVIGDHDGAFPSHGPRALPFPEAGDPIEPAAVQPHDPLTILYTSGTTGLSKGVICPHAQFFWWAYYTGSQLGVVEKDVLHTPLPLFHTNAMNCFFQALLFGATQVVEPRFSVSNFWKSMKASGATVTYLLGAMVPMLLSRDPGEEERGHSIRVALSPGVPASAAEAFSDRTGIILLEGYGATESNAVIGANAKTVRHGWAGQLREGFEAQIVDEYDNPLPDGEAGELVLRATEPFSMALGYFGMPEKTLETWRNLWLHTGDRMVRDSDGYYRFIDRMKDSIRRRGENISSYEVEQVLIAHPDVEMVAVFPVASELAEDEVMATIVPASGSNLTGEELIRHCEGKMSYFAVPRYFDFVGSLPRTENGKVQKFKLRDRGLTPDTWDREAAGITLKR; translated from the coding sequence ATGACTTCAGAATACTTGAAAGAAAAGTTTGGCCCCGAGGATCGGACTTTTCCCAATATGCTTCAGCGCCAGTCGCAGAAGTACGGCAAACAAGACCTGTTCGCCTGCGGGGATGCTCGTCTGACGTTCGACGGTGTTCAGGACGTCGCCGAGGGTTATGCGGGCAAGCTCGCGGAAACCGGGATCGAGAAGGGGGACCGGGTCGCGATCATGGCCTCGAACCGACCCGAGTTCATGAAGGCCTTCGTGGCATGCGGCTGGAGGGGCGCCATCTCGGTGCCGATCAACGTGGCGTCCCGCGGATTTCAGCTTCAGCACATCCTGTCGAATTCCGGCGCCAAGCTTTTGATCATCGAATCCGACATACTCGGGGCGCTATATGATCTGGACTTCCAGGCGCTGCAGGTCGAGACGATCTGGGTTATCGGCGATCACGACGGGGCCTTTCCGTCCCACGGGCCGCGCGCCCTGCCATTTCCCGAAGCCGGGGATCCGATCGAACCCGCTGCGGTTCAGCCGCACGATCCGCTGACCATCCTTTATACCTCCGGCACCACCGGTCTTTCCAAAGGCGTAATCTGCCCGCATGCGCAGTTCTTCTGGTGGGCATATTATACCGGTTCTCAACTGGGCGTCGTCGAGAAGGATGTGCTGCACACCCCGCTCCCGCTGTTTCACACCAACGCGATGAACTGCTTTTTCCAGGCATTGTTGTTTGGTGCGACACAGGTTGTCGAACCGCGTTTTTCCGTCAGCAATTTCTGGAAGTCGATGAAGGCATCCGGCGCGACGGTGACCTATCTTCTCGGTGCGATGGTGCCGATGCTGCTGTCCCGCGATCCGGGCGAAGAGGAACGCGGGCATTCGATCCGGGTGGCCTTGTCTCCCGGGGTTCCGGCCAGTGCCGCCGAGGCGTTCTCGGACCGCACGGGTATCATCTTGCTTGAAGGGTATGGAGCGACGGAAAGCAACGCCGTCATCGGCGCCAATGCCAAGACGGTGCGGCATGGATGGGCGGGCCAGCTACGCGAGGGCTTCGAGGCCCAGATCGTCGACGAGTACGACAATCCCTTGCCGGATGGTGAGGCCGGGGAACTGGTACTGCGCGCAACGGAACCGTTTTCCATGGCGCTTGGCTATTTCGGGATGCCGGAAAAGACGCTGGAAACCTGGCGCAACCTGTGGCTGCATACCGGCGACCGCATGGTGCGGGATTCAGACGGATATTATCGCTTCATCGACCGGATGAAGGACAGCATCCGGCGTCGGGGCGAGAACATTTCCTCCTACGAGGTCGAACAAGTCCTGATCGCGCATCCGGACGTGGAAATGGTCGCCGTGTTTCCGGTGGCGTCGGAACTGGCCGAGGATGAAGTCATGGCCACCATCGTTCCGGCAAGCGGATCCAATCTGACGGGCGAAGAGCTGATCCGCCATTGCGAGGGAAAGATGTCGTATTTCGCCGTGCCGCGTTACTTCGACTTCGTCGGCAGCCTGCCAAGAACCGAAAACGGAAAAGTTCAGAAGTTCAAGCTTCGCGACAGGGGTTTGACACCGGACACATGGGACCGCGAAGCTGCAGGTATCACGCTGAAGCGGTAA
- a CDS encoding MaoC/PaaZ C-terminal domain-containing protein: MFFDDVTVGQIFETKAVTVSKTDILNFANGFDPNLFHLDTAVARCHGFPDVIAAGMHTLSLSMKLFFDLNLWDDAVLPSPGIDNVRWLRPVLPDTCLFVKAKVSEVLPSRSKPDRGIIKVHQETLEQSTGAVLLSLDAMHRLKRRPASTHPASKKEDAA; encoded by the coding sequence ATGTTTTTCGACGATGTCACGGTCGGCCAGATTTTTGAAACCAAGGCAGTTACCGTGTCGAAGACCGACATTCTAAACTTTGCCAATGGTTTCGACCCTAATCTGTTTCACCTCGACACGGCGGTCGCGAGGTGCCATGGATTTCCGGATGTTATCGCAGCGGGGATGCACACGCTTTCGCTGAGCATGAAACTGTTTTTTGACCTGAACCTCTGGGATGACGCGGTGCTGCCATCCCCGGGGATAGACAACGTACGTTGGCTTCGTCCGGTTCTGCCGGATACCTGTCTGTTCGTGAAAGCAAAGGTTTCTGAAGTGCTGCCCTCGAGATCGAAACCGGACCGCGGTATAATTAAGGTTCACCAAGAGACACTGGAACAAAGCACCGGCGCAGTGCTCTTGAGCCTGGATGCAATGCACCGGCTGAAGCGGCGGCCTGCAAGCACTCACCCAGCATCCAAGAAGGAAGACGCGGCATGA
- a CDS encoding MarR family winged helix-turn-helix transcriptional regulator, protein MTGPEQKEPIMASEQEMIDFESFLPYYFHLIAEGLSQRFRTILKPHGVTIRRWRILMVLMTSGTCNMTELREKSLIEQSALSRVVDQMERDNLVVRRPKAGDNRIIEVFLTDQGRKSYFDLVPAARTYAESIVDGIPKRERQALLNSLRKILHNLEKN, encoded by the coding sequence ATGACCGGACCCGAACAGAAAGAACCGATCATGGCTTCTGAACAAGAGATGATCGATTTCGAGAGTTTTCTTCCGTATTATTTTCACTTGATCGCCGAGGGACTGAGCCAGCGGTTCCGCACGATTCTGAAGCCTCACGGCGTGACCATCCGAAGATGGCGCATTCTCATGGTTCTCATGACAAGTGGCACCTGCAACATGACCGAGCTCAGAGAGAAATCCCTGATCGAGCAATCAGCGCTCAGCCGTGTCGTGGACCAGATGGAGCGTGACAACCTTGTCGTCCGCCGCCCAAAGGCCGGCGACAACCGCATCATCGAGGTATTTCTGACCGATCAGGGCCGCAAGAGTTACTTCGATCTGGTTCCTGCGGCGCGAACCTATGCCGAGAGCATCGTGGACGGGATTCCAAAACGAGAACGGCAGGCGCTTCTCAATTCTCTGAGAAAGATCCTGCATAACCTAGAAAAGAACTAG